One genomic region from Rosa rugosa chromosome 1, drRosRugo1.1, whole genome shotgun sequence encodes:
- the LOC133724442 gene encoding S-adenosylmethionine carrier 1, chloroplastic/mitochondrial-like isoform X2, protein MGPLTLAVNSESFAGASSSDACSKKFQNVTMAKRKSFASVSMQDDKPFDFLRTLFEGVIAGGTAGVVVETALYPIDTIKTRLQAARGGGKIVLKGLYSGLAGNLAGVLPASAIFVGVYEPTKQKLLKMFPENLSALAHFTAGACGGIAASLIRVPTEVVKQRMQTGQFTSASAAVRLIAAKEGFKGLYAAKRELNDPENAIIGAFAGALTGAITTPLDVIKTRLMVQGSANQYKGIVDCVQTIVREEGPPALLKGIGPRVLWIGIGGSIFFGVLERTKRLLAQRRPTVGEDTKQD, encoded by the exons ATGGGTCCTCTTACTCTGGCAGTCAATTCGGAGAGCTTTGCCGGAGCTTCTTCATCAG ATGCATGTAGCAAGAAATTTCAGAATGTTACTATGGCAAAGCGGAAGTCTTTTGCATCTGTCAGCATGCAGGACGATAAGCCATTTGATTTCTTACGTACTTTATTTG AGGGTGTTATAGCAGGAGGTACAGCTGGTGTTGTTGTTGAAACAGCTTTATATCCCATTGATACTATAAAGACAAGATTGCAG GCTGCTCGTGGTGGAGGGAAAATAGTCTTGAAGGGACTTTATTCTGGATTGGCTGGAAATCTTGCTGGTGTATTACC GGCTTCTGCAATTTTTGTTGGAGTTTATGAACCTACAAAGCAGAAATTGTTAAAGATGTTTCCTGAAAATCTAAGCGCTTTAGCTCATTTT ACTGCGGGGGCTTGTGGAGGCATTGCGGCTTCGCTCATTCGTGTTCCAACGGAG GTTGTAAAGCAAAGGATGCAAACGGGGCAATTCACATCCGCCTCTGCTGCTGTTCGCCTTATTGCTGCTAAGGAGGGCTTCAAAGGACTCTATGCG GCAAAGAGAGAGCTCAACGATCCTGAGAATGCTATAATTGGAGCTTTTGCAG GTGCATTAACTGGAGCTATAACCACTCCCCTTGATGTGATTAAAACCAGACTAATGGTACAG GGATCTGCCAACCAGTACAAAGGAATTGTTGACTGTGTTCAGACTATTGTGAGGGAAGAAGGACCTCCCGCTCTTTTGAAG GGTATTGGACCAAGAGTGCTGTGGATAGGGATTGGCGGTTCAATCTTTTTTGGTGTTCTCGAGAGAACAAAGCGCTTGCTTGCTCAGAGACGACCAACAGTTGGTGAAGACACGAAGCAGGACTAA
- the LOC133724442 gene encoding S-adenosylmethionine carrier 1, chloroplastic/mitochondrial-like isoform X1: protein MGPLTLAVNSESFAGASSSDACSKKFQNVTMAKRKSFASVSMQDDKPFDFLRTLFEGVIAGGTAGVVVETALYPIDTIKTRLQAARGGGKIVLKGLYSGLAGNLAGVLPASAIFVGVYEPTKQKLLKMFPENLSALAHFTAGACGGIAASLIRVPTEVVKQRMQTGQFTSASAAVRLIAAKEGFKGLYAGYGSFLLRDLPFDAIQFCLYEQLRIGYKVAAKRELNDPENAIIGAFAGALTGAITTPLDVIKTRLMVQGSANQYKGIVDCVQTIVREEGPPALLKGIGPRVLWIGIGGSIFFGVLERTKRLLAQRRPTVGEDTKQD, encoded by the exons ATGGGTCCTCTTACTCTGGCAGTCAATTCGGAGAGCTTTGCCGGAGCTTCTTCATCAG ATGCATGTAGCAAGAAATTTCAGAATGTTACTATGGCAAAGCGGAAGTCTTTTGCATCTGTCAGCATGCAGGACGATAAGCCATTTGATTTCTTACGTACTTTATTTG AGGGTGTTATAGCAGGAGGTACAGCTGGTGTTGTTGTTGAAACAGCTTTATATCCCATTGATACTATAAAGACAAGATTGCAG GCTGCTCGTGGTGGAGGGAAAATAGTCTTGAAGGGACTTTATTCTGGATTGGCTGGAAATCTTGCTGGTGTATTACC GGCTTCTGCAATTTTTGTTGGAGTTTATGAACCTACAAAGCAGAAATTGTTAAAGATGTTTCCTGAAAATCTAAGCGCTTTAGCTCATTTT ACTGCGGGGGCTTGTGGAGGCATTGCGGCTTCGCTCATTCGTGTTCCAACGGAG GTTGTAAAGCAAAGGATGCAAACGGGGCAATTCACATCCGCCTCTGCTGCTGTTCGCCTTATTGCTGCTAAGGAGGGCTTCAAAGGACTCTATGCG GGATACGGATCATTTTTGTTGCGAGATTTGCCATTTGATGCAATTCAATTTTGTCTATATGAGCAGCTTCGGATAGGTTATAAAGTGGCG GCAAAGAGAGAGCTCAACGATCCTGAGAATGCTATAATTGGAGCTTTTGCAG GTGCATTAACTGGAGCTATAACCACTCCCCTTGATGTGATTAAAACCAGACTAATGGTACAG GGATCTGCCAACCAGTACAAAGGAATTGTTGACTGTGTTCAGACTATTGTGAGGGAAGAAGGACCTCCCGCTCTTTTGAAG GGTATTGGACCAAGAGTGCTGTGGATAGGGATTGGCGGTTCAATCTTTTTTGGTGTTCTCGAGAGAACAAAGCGCTTGCTTGCTCAGAGACGACCAACAGTTGGTGAAGACACGAAGCAGGACTAA